The sequence below is a genomic window from Negativicutes bacterium.
TGCTGCTGCCGAATCTGGATGGTGTCGACAGCGTAGAGGAGCAGATCGCCATTGCCAAACGCAAAGCCGGCATCACTGAAAAGCAGGCGGTCAGTCTGCAAAGATTTGAGGTGGTGCGTCATGTCTAGGATCCGGTGCCCGGTTTGCATGCACCATTGTGCGCTCGATTTGGGACAGACCGGTCTTTGTAAAGCGCGCAGGAATGAGCTGGACAAAAGTGTGTCCATCAATTACGGCTTGCTCACCTCTCTGGCGCTGGATCCCATCGAGAAAAAACCGCTCGCTTTCTTTCATCCGGGCAGTAAGATCTTATCGGTCGGCAGCTTTGGCTGCAATCTGGATTGTCCCTTCTGTCAGAACGATGCCATCTCCATGGCGGGCATCGGGCAGGTCAGGACGGAATATTATTCACCGCAGCGGCTGGCACAGCTGGCGCAAGTGCTGATCCCAAAGGATAATATCGGGGTGGCTTACACCTATAACGAGCCGATGATCGGTTATGAATATGTGCGTGATACCGCCAAAGAAGTCAGGGGACTCGGTCTGCAAAATGTGCTGGTGACCAATGGCTCGGTCAGCGCAGAGACGCTGCGACAGGTGCTGCCTTACGTGGATGCCCTCAATATCGATTTGAAAGGGTTTAGCGAGGCTTATTATCGCAAGCTGGGCGGCGATCTGCCAACGGTCCTGCAGTTTATCCGGCTGGCCTGGCAGAATGCTCACGTAGAATTAACGACGCTGATCGTTCCCGGCGAAAACGATACGGAGGAAGAAATGCGTCGGCTTTCCGCCTGGGTAGCGGAACTCGACGATGAGATCCCGCTGCACATAACGC
It includes:
- the amrS gene encoding AmmeMemoRadiSam system radical SAM enzyme; translated protein: MSRIRCPVCMHHCALDLGQTGLCKARRNELDKSVSINYGLLTSLALDPIEKKPLAFFHPGSKILSVGSFGCNLDCPFCQNDAISMAGIGQVRTEYYSPQRLAQLAQVLIPKDNIGVAYTYNEPMIGYEYVRDTAKEVRGLGLQNVLVTNGSVSAETLRQVLPYVDALNIDLKGFSEAYYRKLGGDLPTVLQFIRLAWQNAHVELTTLIVPGENDTEEEMRRLSAWVAELDDEIPLHITRFFPHRNRLDLQPTELGVLQKLAAVARKNLRYVLLGNV